In the Gorilla gorilla gorilla isolate KB3781 chromosome 1, NHGRI_mGorGor1-v2.1_pri, whole genome shotgun sequence genome, AATGTGAATTATATGACCCTTTCGGAAAACAATCTGCCAGgatttactaaaattaaaaataagcaaatacttAAGGGAATCTAGCCTAAAGATACAGAAATATCAGtacacaaaacaataaattttcATACCATAAACTTTCATATTGCTATTATCAATAATAAGTTATTTGTACATGTATTGAGTTCTTGGGATACTTAGTATGTGCAGagttaaactgaaaaaaaaaacaatttccaGAGTAACATGAATTATACGTTTCCATAtttgtaaaaaattatataaatatttgtatgtaaGTTTATGTAGTGGAAAGATATACTGGACTGTGGAAACAGGGAATTATTAACTTTTTACTTCCAAACAATTTGTTTCATTCGCACTTTATTAATGCAGCTTCAAAAACCTAATGAAAGAGGGACATAAAACAAATGTGTCTGCAACTATTTTAGAATGTAAAGGAATCTTAAAAAGGACATTTACCACTATAGCCATATCCTATCAGTGTTCCAATTACATTGCTTTATatcctttgcttttttctttcttctttttcccataTCTGCTCCCCCAGTGCTTTCATCTCAACCCTCAGCACTGCACTGGCAACCCTTTGTTGGGTGACTGTCCTTAGCCTGTGGAAGCTGCGATGCACATTCATGTAGAAAGCCAGGAAACTTATGTCTCCCCTGGGGCAGTCATTAACGAATGACTGGCAGGTGAGAAGGTAGGAATGTTCCAGATTTTTTGCTTCTTCACTGGATACATTCTGAGGCGTGATCCATCCTGCAGCCAGAGTATCTCTGTGAGACTGAACATTTCTTGGGAATTTGCTCGATATCACACTCTAGCCTGGCTTCCCATTCCTAGTCTCATTTGCCAACTACCCTTCTGACATTTTTTTGGAACACTTTTTGATAACACTTTTACATGTATCCTTATCTCAAGGTCGGTTCCTGGAGATTCTGACCTAAGACAATGACCAGTCGGCTTTAAATGCCTACAGATGTCACTTTAACTCTTGAGAGCCCAGGTATCATGGTTAGGTCATTTACTTACACCatggccttggacaagtcaccAAATTCCTTCatgcctttgttttctcatctgtaagataggATTGATAATAGAACTACTTCATGGAGCTATTTCGAAGAGTAAATAAGATAATGTGCTTAAAATTTATCTAACACATTAGGCACtcaataatgattaaaaaaattaacaaagatgcTTTATACAAGTATCATGACTGCTTCTCTCTAGGTAGGTTGAGGCCTGTCTGACAAAAGGAGGCATTTCctttaaatggaaatttataaTAGATTTGGAGTCTTCCTTAGAATGAAAATCACTCTTTAtagaacattattttattatgtataactCATGTGAAGTAAATAAAGTTAATATACTATTGATTTTAATGGAACTTTGCATGGCTTGATTAATATACCATTATTGCATAAAAATATTCTACATGCTGAGTAGTAGTGGCTGCATTAGAATATTGTTTGGTATAAAGTTTCACCATATGCTTTCTTCACAACCTATCCCAGCAAATGCACTATTATTTGGTATAAAATAAATCAGATATagtgaataaaaaaatgaaaaattataatccATTAACAGACATATCACATATGTTATCACTgaataatatatcattttaatgttttaaataacattacTGTTTATGGGGATAGTGCAATGACCACATCCTCTACgtctggttttaatttttagaacttTGTTTATAGTAACTCAATCATTTTATCTCCTATCTGTATatggatttaccattctgaaactttactataatatttttctttgaccCAGTGCCAAGGTATTAATTTATATGTAAACCTATCTTACAATAATGCCTGGGCTCTATGAAGTATCTTTGGTTGGGGTTTAAAGCAAAGCtaactaatatttaattttatttttacaaaaaacacatttcccagcgatttatattttcattttatattaaaatcctCTTGTAATTGTTGTCATTCTCTCCTTGTTTTCCTCTAATTATTTTGCCTAGAGTAAATTCTTAATTATTCAGTGACTGGATATTTAATCTGTGGATTTTCCAAATActctctttttaattcttttactgTTCATTCTAAagcatttaaatgttttttatttttataatttcaccaGATGATAAATGATGGTAGAGTGAGAAGTTCATATTAGAATAAGCAGTTTGCCCTTTTAATAAAGATTCCTGGTAAAAAGTTTGATGCCAatgaatgcataaaaataaatgttttaaccaTTTGTGGACTGGAATCCTTTTACCATCCTATATAACTTAAAGTCAAAACTCTACAGTTTGCTCttagaaaaattttataataaacatattacctttaatatattaatatatgtaattaatatataatatataacataataattTTACCAAAAGCAAAGTTGCAAGTGTTAAAAAGAAAGCCTAATAGTCACACCACTCCACACCACATACTAAACTGCACACAGCTTGCAATAATGGGGAGTGGAAAGTTTTCTTCACAAATTTGAGAGGATTAAGTAGTTCTTACATAGTAAAGCCCTTGTATAGATTTAGAAATTAAGCTGAAAAGTGAGGTTAAGGACAATGTCAAATATCAAAATAAGCAACAGTTATGTCAATCAAAATACTGTTATAAGCCCATGgtttaaggaagaagaaaatgacctGAGGAAATTGTGACACAGGCAGAAAGTATGCATAGGGATCCTACTCATCATTTATATGCTTCTCTCACTCACTTTAGGCTTTTTTTTGGCCCCAAGATGTTTTTATGTCACCCTGTGACTGTGGAAAAACAGCTATTGTCCCCAATGCCCTCTATCAAACTACCTTTTGAATGCAGGTAACTGTACTTAACTATTTTCCTTTCACTCTACACTGGTCAGAATCTGTATTCTCCCTTCCTATTAACTTTCCTGTtgactaaaataacaaaattaatgcATACTAAAGTGTGGTTAtaaccttcccttcccttccagaaaattttcactgaaaagatttttaaacccAAATGGAATTCTGAATTTAGTTTCTAGAAATTTCACAAAGAACAGAATGTTTTGTTACAATGCATGTTTCCGTAAAATCAATGAAGTCAATTGGCAAGTGGAATGACATCACTATAGAATGTAGCGTTAGCACCACCAGGTAACAGTTGCTGAACACAAAATATATTGATGCAATTGAATGCAGCATCCTACTTCTTCCTATTGGCTCATTCTGTCTTAGAGATGTTTATTAAgccttctctctgtctttgtgaattttactttgtataagtcttccttatttccttccatcaagctatttttatttatatttactgcagtgtttctttattaaaaatttatattccttaacaagttttattaaaattgctattattttgttagtacttttttgagacagggtcttgctctgtcgcccagactggaatacATTGGCCCGATCAAGGGTCGcagcaacctcaacctcctggtcccAAGctatccttccatctcagcctcccaagtagctgggaccacaggcatgcaccaccatgtctagctaattttatattatattttattttttgtagaaatggggtgtctctgtgttgcccaggctggtcttgcaatcctgggctcaagcaatcctccagtctcgacctcccaaagtgctgagatttcaggcctGAGCCACACCGCACACTTGTTAGACTCTTGGTTACAAAGTTACATATGTTTTGATGGTTCACCAAACCCACTTTTCCCTTAagcttgttatttttattgaataattttgcAGAATTTTGGGGGTTTTTCAGGAACATATATCACATGATTATAGGAGTGTTTGTAAAGTATTTCAAAAAGTGTGGGGAAAATATCCTTCCATCCTACCTCTTCTTTTTGTCCTTCCTTTCTTGTAGGAGGCAGcctagagagagagacaaaggaactttttttctttctctcagctCCCTGCATTTTAAGTGTCTGTTATAAGGGTTTACTCAGTCAACTAAAATCATGTGCCTTCCCCTACAGTTATTATCAATAATGATAAACTTAATTACCAAAAGTTCCAAATGAGTACAATTCCGATGTCACTGGTCACGTcttaaattttactaaaattcTCTTAATTTTAATCAGGTCcaagattctttttttcaaatgtcttttcCTATGAGCATgtataatattttgagaaatagtcTCCTTGTATCATCTTCTTCCCTATCACTTAAATTGTTTTGACACATTATGGAAAAGGTTTGGAAGTCTGTAACTCTCCTTACTGTTGTGTTTAAGATTTTAATCAGGGCCTGTTCTAGGCTTAGAAAGTCCTGCAGAACATTTAGTTTCCACAAATTGTCTTCATGTCTCAGATTTTTCACATAGTCTCTTGattctataaaatgtaaaatgctatAAATTTGGCTAAAAGGATGAGATCACATCAGTTACCCATCGATATGAACAATGTGATGAGACACCACCTTTTGTAGGAAATAATGGGGACATATCTCAGAGTCTTCTGGCCTCCTTATCCTCAGAGCTTCTGCAGGTATTCCAAAAAgtaggaagatattttcatgcCAAAAAATTTAGAAGAGAATAAGGTTACACACGTTCCAACAAAACAcgtaatatttattataaatgacagaagataaatcaagaaaaaaaattggagtaTAGAAGTGGAGCCGttgtaaagtaaaaaaaagcACAGCAAAGCATAAATTTGGCTCAGCTCTCTAGTAGCCTATGTGAGAAGGGTCGTCTATGCAATATACTGTGTTCATTAGCTGAAACAAACCAGTTATTTAGAGGACATAGACTTACTTTTGGAACTAATAACAGAGAAGACTTTTTCTCTGAGGATTTCATGATCTATGTGATAAGTAATATTTTTGCACTTGGGAGTTTTTTCCACTAACGATAAGTGGCCTGGCTCTTCTCAACCTTGCTTCAACAGATTTAGTCGGAATGATGTTGGGACTCAGAAAATACCCCAAAATGAAGACCTCAGAAGCAAAAGTGTTTCTCTGATCTTCTCTTGCTCTCCTTTTCTCAGTCCAATTCTCCCCTTAggctagccatagaaactagaattgcTTTTCCCCAAGGCAGGTTGTAGACACCAGAACCCCCTTTCCCCAAAGCCAGTCATAAGACCTAAAATCATTACTCACTTTCGCTCTGCCTTTCTATATAAAAACTACTCATAAAGAAATTATGTGACCTACCTTCTTTGACTATGGGttataagaccctcattccagagatgGTGTTGCCTCACAccaagaaggaaggaatgcatgctcagagaggccaagaatctagacagacaggccCTGCTGGGATCCCCTGCTCAGTCTGTTAGCATGAGATCATACCCTTTTTGTGCAATCATATTTCTAAATAGTTATCCATATTTTATTGAAcctcagcataaaaatggacactttctcctgtatctttgggtcttcattctgaggGCTCTCGTGTGTACAGAttatataaatttgtatgccttttctccaattaatttgCATTTGTGAGTTGACTTCTCAGAGAAACTTCGGAGGGCCACAGAGAACTTTTCCCTTGGCCCTGACAGTCTTTCCAGGCTAAGGATGCAAATTACTGAACTGATATAGGTAATTTTATTTCCCATACTGTATACTAGTTTTTAGAGGGTAGGATTTGCTTATCATAGAACTTGAATGTTTTATAGTTGGTGTTTATTAAATCatgaaatgaatggataaaaacatgTACATATGGGAGGAGGGGGGCCTCATTGACTGATTCATCTCTCCTCAGCATTGGGTGGTATAAAGTGTGAAGATGCTAACAGGGATGGCTATAAGCAAAATGTTAGCCAGTTTTGTTTGCTGGAGGTGTCTTTCATACTCACCTTTTTTTTACTCCTGCCCACTTTTAGCCTCATCAGATGCCTCTGCTCCTCACCACCAAGCATCTGTGAGTTCATCTACCTTTGCTACTATTTTGAGGAGTCAGTTTTCTGGGGGCCTCAGAGAGTGCCACAATTGACTAACTGTTGGGAAAATTGGTATGGGGGTATTTACGTCAATGAGTGCCTAGTAGTTGTCAAGTGTGAGATCCTATACACTGAAAGTGGTTCTTTGAGGCCTATGAGATACATCTTTAATAGAGACTTCCTTAAGCTAAGGACGTTTCCCATTCCTTCATTCATCAAACAATAAAAACTGTTGTCACTCATTCAGGAGGTAcgtacttctgtttttttttttttttttttgagacagagtcttgctctgtcacccaggctggagtgcaatggcactgtcttggctcactgcaagctcagcctccccggttcacgccattctcctgcctcagcctcccgagttgctgggactacaggcacccaccaccatgcccagctaattttttgtatttttagtagagacggggtttcaccgtgttagccaggatggtcttgatctcctgacctggtgatccgcccgcctcggcctcccaaagtgctgggattacaggcgtgagccaccatgcccacttcTGTTTTTAATTGAAGCAGGCAAGATTAATATAATAAACATGTGAATTTTTGTTTGGAGTTAGGAATTAAAAGCCAAAAATTAGCTATGTAACCTTAGGCCAAGTCCTTCAATATCTGTATAACTCTTGTTCCTGGTATGTAAATTGAGTTAATTACTTGCCCTTTCTAACACCAAGACCATCCCAGTCTTTAGCCCATTATCATTTATTGTACTTACCATTTTATCTTATGAACATATCATTTGAAGGAAGAAACTGTGTTTTGTTGGTTTGTATCCTAAATGCTTATCACAATGACTGTTACATTGTATACTCAATAAAATGTCCATTGGTCcaatgaattaatgaaaatatttgtaaactttcACAGCgcaaaataaatttaagttgTTTGAGGGAAGCAGGTTGAACTTTACCATGTTTTCCTCTCCTTTGGGCCTGGTAGTTCCTGCCTGTGGTCCAATGGCACCGAGCAGTCAGTACCAGTCCATACAGACAGATTGGACAGTGCCTGGATGTTGATACATCTTACACCTTCATCCTTCTGGAGGTGTCCTCACTCCAAAGGTCTTGAATTCCTCTTGGATCATTTGGTGTACAGTGTCATACATTGCTCCTCACGTACAACCACATACTGTTGAATAcctgtaaaaaaatcaaaatgttgaatatttattctgtCACACATTTTGCATGCATCCAAGTGCTCCAGGTTTGACTCTTCCCTAACTACCACACTGAGGCTTTATTGAGATCTTATTACATACCAGACATTATGTAgtcacatgtattaactcattctaTTCTCACATCTATGACATAGGTACTATCGTTATCTCCATTTTGCATACGAGAGGAATTTCCtccattttgaaggaaaaaaaggtgTTTAAtattttgcccaaggtcacaaagagtGGTGGAGCCTAGGTTCTACTATGggctgtctggctccagagtccaatTTTGTAGCCATTATGTTATGCTAACTCTTGACTAATTGCTTCAGTCgctgtatttttataattcatttttcttttgggaaGGAGTAATAAAAATCCTGAAGCTTACTTTAACTATGGAATACATACCCTTTACTTCTATAGTTCCTCCAAGTTTTAACTGACGTTCCCTTTATGTGCTTATACTGATAATGATAACTCTATAGTATTtatcaaatatacaaaaaatagaatttggAAGAATATTCTCATTTATCACTTAGTAAAGGAATTGTTaaatcaagttttttttaaaaaacaaaccaaaccaccAGAAACCTACTCAAAATCACACACTCAAACTCTaaagaaatatttgatttaaaacaTAGAACACCTTATAAGGAGCTCTATTTTCCCTCTAGCTTAAGTCTAGCTTGCTGTGACTGTAGCATTTACATGAGATGATCACTATCTTAGCATCAAAATGGTGACGGTTACAACTGTACTGCTTGCTACTCAATTATCTTGTAAATTGATAATTCTGTACATGTATGTCTCTCCATGATGGAAGATCTGTGTTATATACAACCAAAGTTTAGCAAATTAGTTTTTATACTCTAATACTTTAATATGCAATGAATAAAAGGGCAGAAAACTCAGAATTACAATAAATGTTAGGCTATTTCAGAACACCAGTTTTTCACACCTATTTTCTTAGCATACAGAAGCTCGAAAATCATACATTAAGCATAGTTTGAATTGTCCTGAAGTTATATTCTGAAGGGGCTGTAACACTTAAGaactaataatattaaaaaggcaaaagcaTTATAACTCACAGCACACAAGACTTTTTACTTCATCTATAAAACGTGAGAATGTCAATGTTTTATTGGCTACAAGGATAAGGAAGGAAACATCAGTGAAATAAATTTGATAACAAGATTCACACTTCATTACAAGTGATTTTCCTAAATTCACAACTTTCACATTTGGCTGAgtgaaagagacaaaaaaaaaaaacaaaacaaaactgaaaagggAACTTTCACTACTTGTAAGTAGGCCAACTCACATGATCCCTCCAAATGAGAGAGTTTAAATGAGAATGAGTATACTTTTCTAGctgggaaaatattttccttaattaAGTGAGTTTAAATAATTTACCCATGGTGATGAATAAGCCCTTGGGCTGGGCTCAGAAACCTCCTCTACCAGCCTGTTTCATAAGaattacacaaatatttttatgggacatacaagaaatattttttggTTGTAATAGTAGagacaagaattttaaaaaatccatactATTTCTTTCAGGTCTCTCTCTTAAATGCACCTTCTGAGTTTCTTAGGTATGCTGTACAATTACAAAGTCCATTTTACTTAACGGATTAATGTGTTCATCAACTTTAGCACCCTATGATGTATGTGGTCAGAGTAATGAGAACAGGGCTATTTAAACTGCTTCCTCATATCCTTCCCCTTAATTACCAGTAGTGAAGTTTACCTAGAAAACAATGAGGAAGAAGTACCATAGCCTACAGGCACCTAGGGAGGGGGAATTAATTCGGACTGAGAAAATATGGCTCTGGAGAGATACTAAAGTCGTACTGGAAATGTATGAAGTCTAAATGAACCCCTTTCTCCCCAGCTTCAGACTTAGATAAGGTGTGAGGTGTCAGGGATGTGCATGGACCCTTCAAAAACTGACATTTTCATCCGTGTTCTTCCCCCTCACTCCCCCGCGAAACAAAATATACGGAAATACAAGTGCTTGGTACTACATGCTTTTGAGGCTAAATGCCCAATAATAAGCACGCTGTATCCGTTGTTGAGGGGGATCACTTTTTAAGTAAACATCACCAGAAGAATCTCTTCAAATGGAGAATGAAGTCACTCTCCCTCCCTAGAGGCTATGAGGGAAAAGGGGGAGATATTCCCCCTACTTGCACGTGGGATCTCCCTTTCCCCTCCGACCTCGCTACGCCTCTCCCACGCAGGTCAGGCTGCTTTGGGAGGTAGCTGGGAGAAAAGGCAACGCTCAGTCCTCCATGGCAAAGTCTTTGGTCTTCTCCTCCTGGTCTCCCACTTTGTAGCGCAGCAGCACGCGCAGGCGACGGGGGTTGTCCCGGGAGGGCAGCAGCGTGATCTCTCCTGAAACGTCCGTGTCTTGCTCCACTTGCACCGGCTCGTTCAGGTAGAGGAGCGCCTGTTTCCAGTGAGTGGCCGGGTGAAAAGGCGAGGTGGACAGCACCAGGGGTTTCTCCGACTCCCCTCCAGGGAAGGTCACCTGGAACCAGATGGCAAAGCCATGCATGGGCGCCGAGCCATAGCAGCTGCAGCGGAAGCGCCCGCCCACTCCGGCCTCCAGCTCCTGCTCCAAGCCGGCGCGGGAGAGCTCTAGCTGAGCAAAGCGCTGCGGCCGGGCCAGCACGTCCTCGCCGGACAATCCCTGCACAACGATCTCCGAGTGGCCCATGAGACAGCGCGTGGCGAAGCCCTCCAGGCAGCTCATGTCCACACCATAGTGCTGCTTCACCTGGCTCCAGAAGCCCAGGCGCCATTCCAGCATCTGGTCGCTGATGGGGGCTATGAAGAGCTCGGCGGAGGCCGGCAGGAGAAGACCGCCCTCCTTCAGCCACTTGGTTCGCGCGTGGAGGACGGAGCTCAGCATGGACTCGTGCAGGAGTCCGTAGCCCATCCACTCGCTCACGATGGCATCCACCTGTTCTGGCAACTCCACAGTCTCCACCGGTCCCGGCAGGACGTGCACCCGGTCCTCCAGCCCGTTGAACCGCACCACCTCCCGGGCCTGTTGCCAGATGGCGCTGGCCTCTACCGCGTACACGCGCCGGGCCCCGGCCTGGGCACAGAAGATGCTCAGAATGCCGGTGCCCGCGCCCACGTCCAGTACCGTCTTGCCTCGCAGTGCTGCCCAGTTCCGAAGGATACCCAGGCGGTAGGCATCGGTGCGGACGCGGTCCGCGATCATCTCCTCGTGGACCGAAACGTCCGAGTAGCACTCGTAGTACAGCTGGTCCCGCTCCCGCTTAGTCCTCCGGGGTCGCTCGAGGGCCGCCTCCCGCTCCGCGCCATCTTCCTCTTCAGTTCCCTCCCCTCCTTCGCCGCCGCCCCCCGActcaagctttcttttcttgGGCTGCGACATCTTGGCCGCTCTGTCCGGCTCCCGGCGGGCGTAGCGCGGCACGGCGCGGGCTCCAGGAAACGGGGGCTTCTGGGACTTGTAGTGCGCGCTCGTCCTTCCTACTTCCTGCGGGGTCGCCCGGCCGGCGGCGCGGAAGGTCTCCTGTGCCTGCTTACGGGAGCTGTTTTGTATTGCTCTTCTGGTGTCCTGGCATCCCTTTTCCCACCCACGACGCCCACATTCTGAGATCCTTTCATTTCCCCTCCTACCCTTAGCTCCTCAGTTTTTTGCTTTCACTCCCTTCCTGAAGTAGGCACGCCCACTTAAGACTAATAATCCATCTTTGTTTCTTCTGCTGAACTCacctctgttttttttgtttgtttttttgttttttgttttttttgagacggagtttcgctcttgtttcccaggctggagtgcaatggcgcgatctccgctcaccgcaacctccgcctcctgggttcaagcgattctcctgcgttcaagcgattctcctgcctcagcctcccgagttgctgggattacaggcgcacgccaccagggccggctaattttgtatttttggtagacggggtttctccctgttggtcaggctggtctcgaactggcgacctcaggtgatccgcccacctcggcctcccaaagtgctgggattacaagcgtgacccaccgcgcccggcctaactcCCCTCTGGTTTTATTCCACCGAATTAA is a window encoding:
- the PRMT6 gene encoding protein arginine N-methyltransferase 6; this translates as MSQPKKRKLESGGGGEGGEGTEEEDGAEREAALERPRRTKRERDQLYYECYSDVSVHEEMIADRVRTDAYRLGILRNWAALRGKTVLDVGAGTGILSIFCAQAGARRVYAVEASAIWQQAREVVRFNGLEDRVHVLPGPVETVELPEQVDAIVSEWMGYGLLHESMLSSVLHARTKWLKEGGLLLPASAELFIAPISDQMLEWRLGFWSQVKQHYGVDMSCLEGFATRCLMGHSEIVVQGLSGEDVLARPQRFAQLELSRAGLEQELEAGVGGRFRCSCYGSAPMHGFAIWFQVTFPGGESEKPLVLSTSPFHPATHWKQALLYLNEPVQVEQDTDVSGEITLLPSRDNPRRLRVLLRYKVGDQEEKTKDFAMED